A stretch of DNA from Synechococcus sp. PROS-9-1:
CCTCTGCTCGAAGCAGCCTGGTTGTTCTTGCCAGGGGCCTTCACCTTCACTCAACCAAGTCATCCCCAGAGCACCTGCCTGCCCACCAGCCAAACCAAATGGCGCAACGCGGCGAGACCCAGACAGCAGAGCCACCGTCATAGGTGAAAGAAAACGAATCTCACGCTCAAGTCCATCACCACCTGACCAGCGTCCTTTTCCCCCACTGCCCCGGCGCAGCTGAAACCGTTCCAAACGCACAGGAAATCGTTGCTCGAGGATTTCCGGATCTGTGAGTCTGGAGTTGGTCATGTGGGTTTGTACACCGGATGACCCCTGAAAACCCGGACCTGCCCCACCACCTCCGGCAATCGTTTCGTAGTACTGAGAGCGTTCATCTCCAAACGTGAGGTTGTTCATCGTTCCCTGCCCCGCCGCCATCACCCCCATCGCTGCGAATAACAGGTTGCAGAGCGCCTGAGAGGTCTCCACATTGCCTGCCACCACTGCAGCTGGGGGGTGTGGATTCAACAGTGATCCCTGGGGGACCACCAAAGTAAGCGGCTCAAAGCAACCCGCATTGAGGGGGATTGATTCATCCACCAAGCAGCGCAGCACATACAAGACAGCAGCTTTGGTGACTGCTAGCGGAGCATGAAAGTTGTGCTCTCCCTGGGGGCTCGTCCCCGTGAAATCCAGGCAAGCTGCTCGCGCTTTGTGGTCCAGATACAAAGCAAGCTCCAAACGGCCGCCATGGTCTAACTCCACGCTGAACTGCTGATCCGCCAAACGACTGATCACACGACGCACCGTTTCCGCAGCATGGGTTTGAACAAAATGCATGTAGCGATTGACGCGCCTGGGGCCCTCACGCAGCATCAACTGTTCGAGCTGGTCCACGCCGAGGCGGTTGGCCGCCACCTGAGCCTGTAAATCCGCCCAAAGCACATCGGGAGAGCGCGGCGACTGCCGCTCTGCCCTCAAAATCGCCTTCCAGCCATCCACATCCAAGACTCCACCTCGCAGGAGTGGCCAGTTGCGGAGCCGTAGGCCTTCCTCTCCGATCTCACGACTGAAAGGAGGCATGGAACCAGGCGTGAGCCCCCCGACATCAGCGTGGTGTCCGCGACAAGCAACGTAGTAACTCGGGCGTTCCCCCTCTCCGAAGACAGGGGTCATCGCCGTGATGTCTGGGAGATGGGTGCCTCCGTGATACGGGTCGTTGCTGAGCACTGTTTCGCCCGGTTCCAGAGGCGGGCGTTCTCCGCGTTGGATCTGGTGCAGCAGGTCCACCACCGCCTCACCCATGGAGCCCAAATGCACGGGGATATGGGGAGCATTGGCAACCAATGCCCCGTTGTGGTCGAACAACGCACAGGAAAAGTCCAACCGCTCGCGGATATTCACAGAGCGGCTCGTCTGCCGAAGCCGCTCCCCCATCTGCTCAGCAATCACCATGAAGCGGTGATGAAACAGGCTCAAGTCCACCGGATCTGGAACATCAACAAGCTGATCCCGAGCTGACCGTTGAAACGGCAGCTCAGCAGCAGTGAGCAGCAAGCTGCCAGCGGAGTCGCAGCGGGCCCACCAGCCAGGCTCCAGCACGGTGCAGCCCGTGGCATCAAGAATCAAGGCTGGGCCCTGCAATGGCTCACGCAACAAAGCATCGCAGCGCTGCACCACAGGAACCTCCAGCCAACCCAGCCCAGCCCAGTGAATGGTGGCTGTTGTTCTGAGAGCTCCAGACACCGACTGGGGCGCTGATGCCATCTGGGTGTCGTCGTGAATGCGGGCTGGTGCCGCAACAACCTCAACCTCCAACCGCTCCAACATCAAGGCTGTGGTGCGGGAAGGCTTGTAGCCAAAGCGCTGATGGTGAGCTTGGTCAAACTCACTTTCCAACTCTGAAAGTTGCAGGGTGGAGGTGAGATCAGTGATCGGGATTAGCAATCCCTGTTCGGACGAAGCATCCCGAAGTTCAAGCCGAATGCGCTGCTCAAAGTGGGACGCATGGCCTGCTCCAGCTGCCTGCAGCTTCTCCTCAGCAAAGCCCAACTCCTTGCGAATCCTTCCAGGAAGGGACGCCAACAAGTCCGCTTCAAGAGCACGCCTCACAACGACCTGACGCCATTCCCGCAGGCGCGCCTGACCCAGGCCAAAAGCCGACAACACTCCAGCGAGTGGATGGATCAAAACTTGGCGGAGACCCAGCACTCCCGCGACTCGGCATGCCAGTTGTCCGGCCGCTCCTCCATAGGCCACAAGCGCGCCTGCACGAATGTCGTGACCACGAAGCAACGACACCTGCTGAATGGCATTAGCCATCGTTTCCACCGCGAGATCAAGCGCTCCCTCCGCAAGCGACTCAGGATCGCGTCCCAATCGGCAAGCAAGCTCCCCAAAGCGCTGCCGTACCACCTCCAGATCCGGACGCAAATCCTCCGCTGGGCCGAACACTGGGGGAAAGGCCTCCACCTGCAATCGACCTAGAAAAAGGTGAGCGTCGGTGATTGTTAAGGGGCCGCCACAGCGATAGCAAGCTGGTCCAGGGCTAGCGCCTGCAGAGCGAGGACCAACCTGCAAACGATCGCCGTCACTACGAATGATCGAGCCCCCACCTGCGGCGACGGTATGGATCGGAAGGCGTGCAGCAGAAAGCTCGAGGCCGGCAATTTTGGTCTCAGCACTGCGCTCCCAGTCCTTGTCAGAGGCTCCTGCTGGCAAACAAAACACATCGGTGCTGGTGCCACCCATGTCCACACCTACGAGCGCCTGACCTCCTAGGCCAGCATCCACTGCTGCTGCAACCGCCCCGACCATTCCGCCAGCAGGCCCAGACAGGATTGTGTCCTTCGCCAACAGTTGCTCAAGACCTTGCAAACCACCACTCGAGGTCATCACCCGCAGTCGTGTCTGCCCTCCAAGTGACTGCATCACCTGTTGGAGATAGCGAAAGAGCAGCTGTTCCACCGCTGCCTCAACGACGGTGGTCTGAGACCGGGGGACCAGGCGCGGCAGTGGGCTCACCTGGTGGGAGCAAACCACCGTGGTGAAACCGATCGCTTGCGCCAACTCAGCCAGTCGCCTCTCATGGCACGGCTCACGCCACGCATGCATCAGGGCAATGGCGCAGGCGTTGATACCGGCACTGCGATGAACGCTAAGCGTCTTCTCCAGCTCTGGATCAAGGCAAAGCGGTTCCACCTCTTTCCCATCGGCATTCAATCGCCCCCCGGATTCAACAACCGCCACTGCAAGCGACTTCGGAGCAGGAATCTCCAGTGCGAACAGATCA
This window harbors:
- a CDS encoding hydantoinase B/oxoprolinase family protein; translation: MTMPQWHFWIDRGGTFTDLVGRAPSGELVVRKVLSEPTIDRGDPAVRAIREVMGLPPAAHIPPGLIQEVRLGTTVATNALLEGAGEPVVLITNQGLAELLLIGDQHRPDLFALEIPAPKSLAVAVVESGGRLNADGKEVEPLCLDPELEKTLSVHRSAGINACAIALMHAWREPCHERRLAELAQAIGFTTVVCSHQVSPLPRLVPRSQTTVVEAAVEQLLFRYLQQVMQSLGGQTRLRVMTSSGGLQGLEQLLAKDTILSGPAGGMVGAVAAAVDAGLGGQALVGVDMGGTSTDVFCLPAGASDKDWERSAETKIAGLELSAARLPIHTVAAGGGSIIRSDGDRLQVGPRSAGASPGPACYRCGGPLTITDAHLFLGRLQVEAFPPVFGPAEDLRPDLEVVRQRFGELACRLGRDPESLAEGALDLAVETMANAIQQVSLLRGHDIRAGALVAYGGAAGQLACRVAGVLGLRQVLIHPLAGVLSAFGLGQARLREWRQVVVRRALEADLLASLPGRIRKELGFAEEKLQAAGAGHASHFEQRIRLELRDASSEQGLLIPITDLTSTLQLSELESEFDQAHHQRFGYKPSRTTALMLERLEVEVVAAPARIHDDTQMASAPQSVSGALRTTATIHWAGLGWLEVPVVQRCDALLREPLQGPALILDATGCTVLEPGWWARCDSAGSLLLTAAELPFQRSARDQLVDVPDPVDLSLFHHRFMVIAEQMGERLRQTSRSVNIRERLDFSCALFDHNGALVANAPHIPVHLGSMGEAVVDLLHQIQRGERPPLEPGETVLSNDPYHGGTHLPDITAMTPVFGEGERPSYYVACRGHHADVGGLTPGSMPPFSREIGEEGLRLRNWPLLRGGVLDVDGWKAILRAERQSPRSPDVLWADLQAQVAANRLGVDQLEQLMLREGPRRVNRYMHFVQTHAAETVRRVISRLADQQFSVELDHGGRLELALYLDHKARAACLDFTGTSPQGEHNFHAPLAVTKAAVLYVLRCLVDESIPLNAGCFEPLTLVVPQGSLLNPHPPAAVVAGNVETSQALCNLLFAAMGVMAAGQGTMNNLTFGDERSQYYETIAGGGGAGPGFQGSSGVQTHMTNSRLTDPEILEQRFPVRLERFQLRRGSGGKGRWSGGDGLEREIRFLSPMTVALLSGSRRVAPFGLAGGQAGALGMTWLSEGEGPWQEQPGCFEQRVQAGDRLWIATPGGGGWGKAEPTR